The nucleotide window TTCTGAGTgcaaacaaggaaaaataaaagatatagaaaaaaagttCTGATTGTTCAAATGATCAGAGTATAAAATCAGTAGTCAAATTTCTTATTTTCTAAGAGTTCAAAGAACTACTGCCCATAACAGTGCAATGATATACACTACAATCATAAAAAACAGTCTGCAAATAATGAAAGGTACACAGATTTTAGCACTTTTATCTTAGATGTACTTGTTCACAAGTTTACATCAAAGTAGGATCTTCTTTTTGGGATTGTTTCACAATATAGTATTTCTCTGATCAAAATATGGTCATTGAAATAACGAACCACCTTCTGAGCTCAATCTTCCTACCCCCTAAAGCAAAGCTGTATCACTTTAAAACAGGCAGGCCATGTATACAATATACAAAAAAACTTGCAAAATTAGCCAAAAAAAGATAATCTTGTAAAAGTTCTTGTGCTACTTTATCTGGAAATTTAATGTTAGATAACTGAATGTTTTATTATTCTGTTACAGAATCAACAATATAGAATTTCAAGTATTTTATTATGGCAAATGTTATAGTTATCAATGTATATACacttgtatgtatacacacagataCCAAAACACTTGAAACCTCAATGAAACTcaatgaacattatttttatatccttcaaAAACATTAGTAAGAGTTAAGACTTGATCCAACATAACTTAgtaaatgtaaacatttttatattaacaGCAAAGTCTGAAAACTCAGTTCAGTTGTTAGTTGAAAGTTGTTTATTTTAGATTAACAATTTTAAAGTGCGCATGAAATTCTCAAGTGTCTTTGTAACAGAGATCACTCCACTCAAGATATTGCAATGATATCTGCTTTCTCTTCTAACCCGACAGCCCCCAAAGTCGATTAAAGACTGCTATTCTTCGTACCTTTTATAGCCCATCTGAAATATTAATGCTAATGAAAAAGGTTCCCAGTCTAGTAAGCATTACCATGATTAACATTAGAAAcacatttaaatgaaattttctaaTATCCATTGTCTATAGTTCAAAAGACTATCAACATGGAATTATTAACAACAAGTGTATCTACATGTACACATTTAGagcatgtatttttatatttcattgaaaataatGACACGTTAGTTTCATCTCATGTCTTTAACACAGCAATGATAATTATCAGTCCATGCAATATAAGAAAGATTTAACTTTTTGGGTAACAAGATTTTCTGATTTCTATTGCTTTACAATATAGTATTTTCAGTTTATATTTTGGAAGATTCTAGATTACAGCAACAAAAGTGAAGACTTCAGAATCACATTTCGTTATGGAATGGGAAAACTTAAAAACAATTTCCAGCTAATTTGAAGATTATAAACACTATTGATCTGTTCATGATACCTACTTAATTTTATAATGCCACACTTCTCAGAAGACCTAATTAGGCCTGgtcattaaaaaaatggaaatcatttcCTCTGGAAACCTTGACTTActgcattttcttctattattgaaTGCTGGGCTTTCTTTTTCACTTAGTTTTTAGTGGTTCACTTCTTAAGCATTTCCATGTTTGATAGTtggtgtttttttaatatttgttgcaAGAAGAAAGGCTTCCCAGAATGCCAAAAACAATATTAACAACTCAGTTTCCTGAAGAAGTCTTCTatacaaaggaggaaaaactaAAGGAGTCCTTTCACAGGGGCTGCAGGTGCAGGACGAGTAGGAATAAAGTTTCCCTGAGACAATACTTTTGGTTGTGGTGGAGGTGGCCTTGATGGAAATTGCTGAGGTTGTTTGGCTGCATAAGTTGGTACTGGAAATCTATTTGCATAAATAGCAGCATCTCTAGGGTTCATCACTGGAGGAGCATTTCGAGGGGCATTTGCTGGTTGTCGAGAaacatttgtttgattttttccaTCTGATTGATATGTTTGAGATCTTTTCTTTCTGAAGAACTTTCTTCGAAGCTGATCCCTCTTAAGGAAGACAAAGGCAGCAAATACAAGAAGGGGAACAATTAGGAAGAAAAACACTAAAAGCCCATCCCGAAGTGAAGTGTCTTTATCATTATAAGTAGGTCCACTGTCCACACTTCCTCCGTACCCTGTATTCTCACAATTTGGGGGAGCCCAGCCCATGTTACAATGACAGTTCTTGTTGTTATTACACACCCCTCTTCCACTGCATTTCTTCTGTGTATCACAGTCATAGTTCAGAACAGAGGCATTTACACATTGGAAGTTTCTACAGATCTTTCCATGATCACATTTTGTGCCTTCATTTACCATGCCAGGATCAGGTACATCTGATCCTAACTGGAAATCCACACCCCAACATGTAGTGCCACCAAATACAGTCTGAATGAGAGCAGGAAGAATTCCAAATACTGGCATCCCTTGTACGTTTTCACACTGAAGCTTTCCACACAAAGCATTCCCAGTGGAACATTTTCTGTATTCATTGCCATTGTGACCACAATTGCCAAATCTGTCACCTTTAGAGTTCACATCAATAAAACAATCCCTTGGAGCAGCTTTTGCTTTTGAGCCAAAGATGACTTGACACTGAGCATCATAAAACTGACACATGCCACTGTAACAATAAGCTTTATTTTTATGGCATGGATATCCATTTTGAATATAAACATCTAGCTGACAGAACTGTGAAGAACCATTGCAATACTCTGGAAGATCACACTCATTGGCACTTGGCCGGCATAGAGTACCTCCTGGAAGGAACCGACAATTTTTACAACAGTCACCATATGCACATTCAGCACCTGATTTAAGCTTACAAGTACTTGGCTCACAGCAAGGGTCCAATTCACATTCCTTTGGAGAACCACAGTCACATTCTTCCCCAACATCTAATAATTTATTACCACAGTAAGGGGCACTGTAGGCTTCATCAGGTTTTGGAATATTAAGTA belongs to Monodelphis domestica isolate mMonDom1 chromosome 8, mMonDom1.pri, whole genome shotgun sequence and includes:
- the LOC100017607 gene encoding disintegrin and metalloproteinase domain-containing protein 9-like; amino-acid sequence: MTQLLRKKRAVLPHTRYVELFIVVDKEKYDMMGSNQTAVREEMVQLANYLLSMYIMLNIHIVLVGLEIWTNSNQISIAGSAGDVLGNFVQWREKSLISRRRHDSAQLVLRKGFGGTAGMAFVGTVCSRSHAGGINVFGQISVETFASIVAHELGHNLGMNHDDGRNCTCGAKSCIMNSGASGSRNFSSCSADDFENLTLNKGGTCLLNIPKPDEAYSAPYCGNKLLDVGEECDCGSPKECELDPCCEPSTCKLKSGAECAYGDCCKNCRFLPGGTLCRPSANECDLPEYCNGSSQFCQLDVYIQNGYPCHKNKAYCYSGMCQFYDAQCQVIFGSKAKAAPRDCFIDVNSKGDRFGNCGHNGNEYRKCSTGNALCGKLQCENVQGMPVFGILPALIQTVFGGTTCWGVDFQLGSDVPDPGMVNEGTKCDHGKICRNFQCVNASVLNYDCDTQKKCSGRGVCNNNKNCHCNMGWAPPNCENTGYGGSVDSGPTYNDKDTSLRDGLLVFFFLIVPLLVFAAFVFLKRDQLRRKFFRKKRSQTYQSDGKNQTNVSRQPANAPRNAPPVMNPRDAAIYANRFPVPTYAAKQPQQFPSRPPPPQPKVLSQGNFIPTRPAPAAPVKGLL